The genomic segment TCCGCGCACCCCGCCAGCGCCACGAGCAGCGAGCCCCACCCGAGCACCGTCCGCCACTGTCTATCCAGCATTGTAAGCTTCTCCTAAATGTATTCGTGACAACAAGATAGATTGATATGCCGATGCGCCCGGGCGGTTCCCCATTTTGGGAAACAAATGAAGCGGGCCGCCGGCAGCGCCGGCGGCCTCTGAAAACCGCGATGCCTCACACGGAGTGAACGGAGTCAACGGAGGACCTGCTTGCCGTTCCTCCGTTGACTCCGTTTCCTCCGTGTGAGGCCTTTACGCTGCTTTCCCCTCCGCCCGGTCGAGCGCGGCGTGGAGGACCTCGGCGGGCTGGGCGCCGGAGACGCCGAAGCGGCCGTCGAAGACGAAGAGCGGCACCCCGCCGATCCCGCTGCGGTCCGCCACCTCCAGGCTCGCCTGCACCTCGGCGATGTAGTCGCCGCCCTCCAGCACCTGGCGCACGCGCTCCGCGTCGAGCCCCACGGACGCCGCCAGCTCCGCCAGCACCTGGCGGTCGCCGACGTCGCGGCCCTGCGTGAAGTAGGCGGAGAAGAGCGCCTCGGCCATCTCCCAGGTCTTCCCGTGCTCCCCGGCCAGCAGCATCAGCCGGTGGGCGTCGCGGGTGTTGGGGGCCGAGGCCACGCGCTCGAAGTCGAAGCGGATCCCTTCCTCGTCGCCCGCGCGCTGCACGTGGGCGAACATCGCGCGGGCGCGCTCCCACCCGCCGAACTTGCGCTCCACCAGCTCCTCCCAGCGGATGCCGCCGGGCGGGAGGTTCCTCTGCAGCTCGAACGGCCGCCAGCGCACCCGCGCCTCGAGCCCGCGCTCGTCCAGCACGCGCCTGAGCCGCCGCTCGCCGATGTAGCACCACGGACAGGCGATGTCCGCGAACAGGTCGATCGTCACCATCTCCCATCTCCCGAAACCGGATCACCCGCCCGCCGCGCATGAATCCGGCCATCGGCGAGCCATCGATGAACAGCCTGGCCTCACGCAGAGGAAGCAGAGGTAGCAGAGAAAACCCATGCCATGCGATGAGTTCTCTGCTTCCTCTGCTGACTCTGCGTGAGGCTTCTGGATCTTTTGATTCCGAGGAGATCCTGCCCGGCGGCTCAGTACATCGCCCCGGCGATCAGGTTCTGGAGGAACCAGATGATGAGGAGCGCCACCAGGGCCGAGAAGTCGAACGGGCCGGTGGAGGGGAGGATCGACTGGATCGGCCGCAGGATCGGGTCGGTCACCTGGCGCACGAACTCCACGAACGGGTTGCGCGAATGGGGCGCCACCCACGAGAGCACCACGCGCACCAGGATCAGGATCTGCAGCACCTGCAGCATGAACAGCAGCACCCGCCAGCCCGCCACGCGCCACCTCCGTCGTTTCTGGTCGATCGGGTAGACTCCGCCGCCCGAGGGGAATCGCGGCCGGCCGTGCTTCTACATCCCCTGCTCGCCCGGAGGTCCCAGGAACACCACCACCGGCGCGTCGAGCGAGCGCGCCGCCTGGTGCAGCCGCTCGGCCGAGAGCCCCTGGAAGTCGGCCAGCGTGGCGGAGCGGTCGCCCAGGAGCGCCGCGCGCGCCATGGCCGCCGCCCGCGCCTCGGGCGAGTCCAGCTCCAGCATCCGCTCGCCCCGGTAGCGCCGCAGCCGCTCGGTGAAGAGCGGGCCGGAGAGCGGCTCGCGCGCATACGCCTGCACCGCCTCGCGCAACCGCCCCGCCCACTGCGCCGCCTCGCGCGGGGGGACCACCACGTGCAGCCGCAGCTCGCCGCCGCCGGGGTAGCGCACCACCTCGGCGCGGCTGTTGTACACCGAGCGCCGGCTGGGGCCGAAGGAGACCTGCTGCAGCGCCAGGTGCGAGAGCATGGTGAGCGCCTCCACGTCGGCCCCGGCGCCGAAGCGCCAGCTCGCCGACACCCAGGTGGTGATCGAGTTGTAGTCGACCTGCACCAGGTCGGTGGCCGGCCGCGGCGGCTCGGGCGCCTCCACCCGCAGCGGGCCCTCGGGCATGTGCGGACCCAGCTCCGCGGCCACCTCCTCCTGCTCCACCGGGCCCACCACGGCCACCACCGAGCGCTCGGGGGTGAAGGTGGCCCTCACGAACGGGTCCACCGCCCGCACGCCCAGCGCCCCAACGCTCCGCGCCGTCCCCACCGAGGGGCGCCCCCAGGGGTGCTCGCGGCCGTACACCGCGCGCTCCAGCTCGCGGGCCAGCGCGTCGGCGGGGCTGGTCTGGCGCGCCTGCAGCTCGCTCACCAGCGTCCGCCGCACCCGCGCGGTGGCCACGCTGTCCACCGCGTCGCGGAAGAGCGCCACCAGCAGCCTCCGCGAGGCCTCGGCCCACACGTCGGGCGCCGCGGTGAGCGTGAAGGCCACCGCGTCCTTGTGCTGGTCCACCTGCAGGCGCACCCCCAGCGAGTCGAAGAGGGCGCGCGCCGGCTCGACCACCGCGCGCGCCGCCAGCCAGGTGATCCCCGCCTGCCCCGCCGGCTCGTCCGCCGGCCCCGCGGCCACCAGCACCTCGACCGCGACCACGGGAGTCCCCGGCTCCGCGCGCACGAAGATGCGCTCCTGCGCGCCCGCGCGTCCCCCGGCCAGGAGGGAGGCGAGGACGGGCGCCAGGGCGGCGGAGAGGAGGCGCGTCTTCATCGCCGCCGGTTGGCTTCGGGGATGCGCTGCGCGGGGACGTACACCGTGGCCGGCTCCTGCGCCGCCAGCAGGTCCAGCAACCGGCGCACGTCGTCTTCCGTCACCGCCTCCAGCGCGGCGTAGAAGCGCTGCGCCGCCTCGGGGTCGCCCTCGCGGTCGGTGAACTCGCCGATCAGCTCCGCCATGCGCTCGGGGGTGCGGGAGAAGAAGAGGAGGTCGCGCCGCACCCCGTTGGCCGCGTCGCGCACCGCCCGCGCGCCCAGCCCCTGCCGCAGCGTCTCCAGCGCCCCCGAGACGGTGCGGCGGGCGGCGGGAACCAGCGAGTCGGGGGTGGCCACGACGAGCGCCAGCGCCTGCCCCTGGTGCGTCCACCAGTGCTCCACCTCCACCGCCGAGCGCGGCATCCGCCGCCTGAGCGCGCCCTGCAGCAGCCGCGCGGCCACCGACATGGCGGCCGGGTCGGCTTCGGGCGCGGACCAGGCCGTCCCGATCCACCCGCGCGTGGCCTGCGGCGTGTCGGCCTCCAGCGCCGGGACCGTGTCGGCCGCCTCGTCGCCGAGCCCCTCCGCCGGCGCCCCGGGGAGATCGCGGAAGGCGCGCCGCACCGCCTCCAGCTCCACGTCGCCCACCGCCACCACCGAGACGCGCCCGGGGCGGTACATCGTCCCCCACACGTCGCGCAGGCGCGTGCCCTCCAGCCGCGACGCCGCGGCGTCGGTCCCCGCGGGGGGGAGGTCCGCCGGGAAGACGCGGGCGCGGAGCGCCGCCCGCACGTACGCCGGCGCCGTCTCGCGCCCCGCCGCGCGCTCCTCGGCCAGGGCGCGCTGCGCGGCCAGCAGCTCGGCGGAAGACGGGGCGGGGGGGCGCAGCGCCGCCTGCAGGAGCCCCGCCAGGTACGGCAGCTCCGAGGCGGGTCCCACCACCGAGTAGACGACGGCGTCCGTGCCGCGGATCGCCTGCACCCGCGCGCCCACCCGCGCCGCCTGCTCCTCCAGCCGCGGCAGGTGCAGGTGCTGGATGAAGTGCCCCGCCCCCGCGTACCCGGGCGGGTCCGGGGCCAGCACCGAGAGCCGGAGCGCCACCACCGGCAGCGCCGGCTGGTGGTGCACGGTCACGGCGGGCGCGGCCTGCGCGCCCGGCGGGGCGGCGCGCGGCAGGGCGGTGTCGGCGGCGGCCGCCGCGGCGCTCAACAGAAAGGCGAGAGCAAGCATAGGGATGCGAAAAGGAGCGCCCGGAGGCGCTCCTCGCAAGTCCCGCACGCTGAAGGGACGGTTCGCTCAGTCGGGGATGGCGTCGGCCACGATGAAGTTGAGCGGGTCCACCTGGCGCCCCTCCACCTCCACCTCGTAGTGCAGGTGCGGCCCGCTGGTGAGCCCGGTGGCGCCCACCGCCGCGATCAGGTCGCCGCGCTTGACCTCCTGCCCGGTGCGCACCATCAGGCGCGAGGCGTGGGCGTAGCGCGTCACGTACCCGAAGCCGTGGTCGATCTCCACCATGTTGCCGTAGCCGTTCCCCCGGTTCCCCGCGAAGATCACCCGCCCGCGCGCCGCCGCCAGGATCGGCTCGCCCGTGCGCGCGGCGATGTCGATCCCCTTGTGGGGGCGCGAGATGCGGAGCACGGGGTGGTAGCGGCTGCCGCTGAAGAGCGAGGAGAGGTGCCCGTTGGCGGGGGCGATGGTGGGGGTCGAGGCCAGGCGGTCGCGGTTGCGCTGCAGGGCGCCGAGCGCCTGGTCCATGCTGGAGCGCAGCAGCCGGGCGCGCCGGGTGAGGCTTTCCAGGTCGGTGGACGCGCGCGACACCTTGCCGGCCACCTCGGGGTTCAGGTGCGCCAGCGCCTGCTCGGCCACGCCGCGCTCGGCGCTGGCGGCGGCCGCCTCGCTGGCGGCCGGCAGCCCCGACATCACCCGGTACTGCTCGTCCT from the Longimicrobium sp. genome contains:
- a CDS encoding DsbA family oxidoreductase, which gives rise to MVTIDLFADIACPWCYIGERRLRRVLDERGLEARVRWRPFELQRNLPPGGIRWEELVERKFGGWERARAMFAHVQRAGDEEGIRFDFERVASAPNTRDAHRLMLLAGEHGKTWEMAEALFSAYFTQGRDVGDRQVLAELAASVGLDAERVRQVLEGGDYIAEVQASLEVADRSGIGGVPLFVFDGRFGVSGAQPAEVLHAALDRAEGKAA
- a CDS encoding M23 family metallopeptidase, giving the protein MPRSRWTLMLVPHDNERVRSFQVSAKDVRTIVSAVLLVAFLLGTFTVAFFVKQSQHVRAASLLRENELLAAEVDQMRGDMQRLNASIQALARKDEQYRVMSGLPAASEAAAASAERGVAEQALAHLNPEVAGKVSRASTDLESLTRRARLLRSSMDQALGALQRNRDRLASTPTIAPANGHLSSLFSGSRYHPVLRISRPHKGIDIAARTGEPILAAARGRVIFAGNRGNGYGNMVEIDHGFGYVTRYAHASRLMVRTGQEVKRGDLIAAVGATGLTSGPHLHYEVEVEGRQVDPLNFIVADAIPD
- a CDS encoding YggT family protein, with protein sequence MAGWRVLLFMLQVLQILILVRVVLSWVAPHSRNPFVEFVRQVTDPILRPIQSILPSTGPFDFSALVALLIIWFLQNLIAGAMY